Proteins encoded by one window of Tunturibacter psychrotolerans:
- the rpsQ gene encoding 30S ribosomal protein S17, with amino-acid sequence MADTTNTAAATPEAQTSRRNEKVGLVVSTKMQKTIVVEIEMRKAHPKYKRVMKSNKKFYAHDEQNSARVGDVVRIREARPLSKLKRWSLEEIVRRSSLALAEEKSAAAVAAEAK; translated from the coding sequence ATGGCAGATACAACCAACACCGCAGCCGCAACTCCCGAAGCTCAGACCTCGCGTCGCAATGAGAAGGTTGGTCTGGTCGTCTCGACCAAGATGCAGAAGACGATCGTCGTCGAGATCGAGATGCGTAAGGCGCACCCCAAGTACAAGCGCGTGATGAAGTCGAACAAGAAGTTCTACGCGCATGACGAGCAGAACTCCGCACGCGTCGGTGACGTCGTTCGCATTCGCGAGGCGCGTCCTCTGTCGAAGCTCAAGCGCTGGTCGCTCGAGGAGATCGTTCGCCGTTCGTCGCTCGCGCTGGCGGAAGAGAAGTCCGCGGCTGCTGTCGCTGCCGAAGCTAAGTAG
- the rplN gene encoding 50S ribosomal protein L14 has translation MSVQMRTMLDVADNSGARKLQVILPLGGGLGKKAGLGDVVTAAVKEASPDGTVKKGKVVKAVIVRTRKEYRRRDGTYIRFDQNAAVVINDANEPVGTRVFGPVARELREKKFLKIVSLAPEVI, from the coding sequence ATGTCAGTACAAATGAGAACAATGCTTGACGTAGCCGATAACTCCGGCGCGCGCAAGTTGCAGGTGATCCTGCCGCTCGGTGGTGGTCTCGGCAAGAAGGCAGGCCTCGGCGACGTCGTCACCGCAGCTGTCAAAGAAGCCTCTCCCGATGGCACCGTCAAGAAGGGTAAGGTCGTCAAGGCTGTGATCGTCCGTACGCGCAAGGAGTATCGCCGCCGTGATGGAACGTACATCCGCTTCGACCAGAACGCCGCTGTCGTCATCAATGATGCCAATGAGCCGGTCGGAACCCGCGTGTTTGGACCAGTGGCCCGTGAGCTTCGCGAGAAGAAGTTTTTGAAGATTGTTTCACTCGCACCGGAAGTCATCTAA
- the rplB gene encoding 50S ribosomal protein L2: MPIKSFRPITPSLRFATKLVNDDITTDKPHKPLLGVKQRTGGRNNNGGLTMRHHGGGHKQKLRLIDFKRDKYGIPGTVATVEYDPNRSSRIALINYADGEKRYIIQPIGLTVGQSIMSGPEADILVGNALPLKFIPTGTIVHNIELRPGKGAQMARSAGAQVNLIAKEGDYALLKLPSGETRKVLVECMATIGQVGNTDHENVTVGKAGRNRWKGIRPANRGVSMNPVDHPHGGGEGKTSGGRHPVTPWGQPTRGYKTRNNKRTDVFIVKRRTK, encoded by the coding sequence ATGCCGATCAAATCATTTCGACCGATTACCCCATCACTCCGCTTCGCGACGAAGCTTGTCAACGATGACATCACGACTGACAAGCCTCATAAGCCGTTGCTCGGAGTCAAGCAGCGCACCGGCGGCCGCAACAACAACGGTGGTCTCACGATGCGTCACCACGGTGGCGGTCACAAGCAGAAGCTGCGCCTTATCGACTTCAAGCGTGACAAGTACGGGATCCCCGGTACGGTTGCGACGGTTGAGTACGATCCGAACCGCAGCTCCCGCATCGCGTTGATCAACTACGCAGACGGCGAGAAGCGCTACATCATTCAGCCGATTGGTCTCACGGTAGGCCAGTCAATCATGAGCGGCCCAGAAGCCGATATCCTTGTCGGTAATGCTCTGCCGTTGAAGTTCATCCCGACCGGAACGATTGTGCATAACATCGAACTTCGTCCGGGTAAGGGCGCACAGATGGCTCGTTCAGCCGGCGCCCAGGTCAACCTGATCGCCAAGGAAGGCGATTACGCTCTACTGAAGCTGCCCTCCGGCGAGACCCGCAAGGTGCTTGTCGAGTGCATGGCGACCATCGGCCAGGTTGGCAACACCGACCATGAGAACGTTACGGTCGGTAAGGCCGGACGCAATCGCTGGAAGGGTATTCGTCCAGCCAACCGTGGTGTTTCGATGAACCCTGTCGATCACCCGCACGGTGGTGGTGAAGGTAAGACTTCAGGCGGTCGTCACCCTGTAACGCCTTGGGGTCAGCCTACCCGCGGATACAAGACCCGCAATAACAAGCGGACCGATGTGTTCATCGTGAAGCGTCGTACTAAGTAA
- the rplX gene encoding 50S ribosomal protein L24 gives MAGIKIKRNDKVEVIAGKDKGKQGRVLRVIAEKNRVLVEGVMMVKKHVKPNPQRNIKGGIAEQEATIHISNVMLLDGDGKKTRIGSRFEGDTKVRFSKTSGSTIAEKKK, from the coding sequence ATGGCAGGCATCAAGATTAAGCGGAATGACAAGGTCGAAGTAATCGCAGGCAAGGACAAGGGCAAGCAGGGCCGCGTTCTTCGCGTCATCGCCGAAAAGAATCGCGTCCTGGTTGAGGGCGTCATGATGGTTAAGAAGCACGTGAAGCCGAACCCACAGCGCAACATCAAGGGCGGCATCGCGGAGCAGGAGGCCACCATCCACATCTCGAACGTTATGCTGCTCGATGGTGATGGGAAGAAGACCCGCATCGGCTCGCGTTTCGAAGGTGACACGAAGGTTCGCTTCTCGAAGACCAGCGGCTCAACAATCGCCGAGAAGAAGAAGTAA
- the rpsC gene encoding 30S ribosomal protein S3, whose amino-acid sequence MGQKVHPYGLRLGINKPWKSRWFVERGYDKLLVEDVKLKAELREKLKAAGVSSVEVERPGNKLRLIIRTARPGIIIGRKGAEIDKLKADIQKRTSREVFIDILEVNKPELDAQLVAENIALQLEKRVSFRRAMRKSVDSALRFGCKGIKVRVSGRLNGNEIARSEWYLQGRLPLHTLRADIDYGFAEAHTTYGIIGVKTWVYRGDIYEQKKRRDQGVTTGAFAS is encoded by the coding sequence ATGGGACAGAAAGTCCATCCGTATGGGTTGCGCCTCGGCATCAACAAGCCGTGGAAGTCACGCTGGTTCGTGGAACGCGGCTATGACAAGCTGCTGGTCGAAGACGTCAAGCTGAAGGCTGAGCTGCGCGAGAAGCTGAAGGCTGCCGGTGTCAGCTCGGTTGAAGTGGAGCGCCCAGGCAACAAGCTGCGCCTGATCATCCGCACTGCGCGTCCGGGCATTATCATCGGCCGCAAGGGTGCCGAGATCGACAAGCTCAAGGCCGACATTCAGAAGCGCACCAGCCGCGAGGTCTTCATCGACATTCTCGAGGTCAACAAGCCTGAGCTCGATGCTCAGCTGGTTGCCGAGAACATCGCGCTGCAGCTCGAGAAGCGCGTCAGCTTCCGCCGCGCGATGCGCAAGTCGGTTGACTCCGCACTCCGCTTCGGTTGCAAGGGTATTAAGGTCCGCGTCTCCGGTCGTCTGAACGGAAACGAGATCGCCCGCTCCGAGTGGTACCTCCAGGGCCGTCTGCCGCTGCACACGCTGCGTGCCGACATCGACTACGGTTTTGCCGAAGCGCACACCACCTACGGCATCATCGGCGTCAAGACCTGGGTCTACCGCGGCGATATCTATGAGCAGAAGAAGCGTCGCGACCAGGGCGTTACGACTGGCGCATTCGCAAGCTAA
- the rpsS gene encoding 30S ribosomal protein S19, which translates to MSRSAKKGPFIDDHLMKKIEGMNQVNDKKVLRTWSRRSTIHPDFVGHTIAVHNGRKFIPVYVTENMVGHKLGEFSATRTFKGHSARAAETSAKPK; encoded by the coding sequence ATGTCACGTTCAGCAAAAAAAGGTCCTTTCATCGACGATCACCTCATGAAGAAGATTGAGGGGATGAACCAGGTCAACGACAAGAAGGTGTTGCGCACCTGGTCGCGCCGGTCCACGATTCACCCGGACTTCGTCGGTCACACTATTGCCGTGCATAACGGCCGCAAGTTCATTCCGGTGTACGTAACGGAGAACATGGTTGGCCACAAGCTCGGAGAGTTTTCGGCAACCCGCACCTTCAAGGGACACTCCGCGCGCGCCGCTGAGACCTCCGCGAAGCCCAAATAA
- the rplD gene encoding 50S ribosomal protein L4 → MANINVVNLAGAKVGEFELVDEVFAAEINDGLLWESVKHYRAALRQGTAATKSRNQVSGAGKKLWKQKGTGRARVGSIRTPLWRGGGTVHGPKPRSYEYAFPQKKLMGALRSAISAKINDGKFTVVDSFEVPEAKTKLFRTALNKLEAGKTTLLVESSRKLDEKLYLGSRNLQGVELVLSSEVHPYDLLRYEHAVFSKDAIEALQETLKKFVSKRSKTAQKEVA, encoded by the coding sequence ATGGCAAACATCAACGTAGTAAATCTCGCTGGAGCCAAGGTCGGAGAGTTCGAACTCGTCGACGAGGTGTTTGCGGCAGAGATCAACGACGGGCTCCTCTGGGAGTCGGTCAAGCACTACCGTGCCGCTCTTCGGCAGGGAACTGCAGCCACCAAGAGCCGCAATCAGGTCTCTGGTGCTGGCAAGAAGCTATGGAAGCAGAAGGGAACCGGTCGCGCACGTGTCGGTTCGATTCGCACTCCGCTCTGGCGTGGTGGTGGTACGGTCCATGGACCGAAGCCGCGCAGCTACGAGTACGCCTTTCCGCAGAAGAAGCTGATGGGCGCACTTCGCTCCGCGATCTCCGCGAAGATCAACGACGGCAAGTTCACCGTTGTCGACTCGTTCGAGGTTCCTGAGGCGAAGACCAAGCTCTTCCGCACCGCGCTGAACAAGCTTGAAGCTGGCAAGACGACTCTGCTCGTTGAGAGCAGCCGCAAGCTCGACGAGAAGCTCTACCTCGGTTCGCGTAATCTGCAGGGTGTTGAATTGGTTCTCAGCTCTGAGGTTCATCCTTACGACCTGCTCCGCTACGAGCACGCTGTGTTCTCGAAGGATGCCATCGAGGCTCTTCAGGAGACTCTCAAGAAGTTTGTTTCGAAGCGCAGCAAAACCGCGCAGAAGGAGGTTGCGTAA
- the rplE gene encoding 50S ribosomal protein L5 — protein MAARLKHKYESEIKQALGKELNITNAMAIPKLEKIVINMGLGEATQNVKIMDPLVADLAAIAGQKPVTTKAKKSIAAFKVREGMPIGAMVTLRGDTMYEFLDRLISIALPRVRDFRGVSSKSFDGRGNYTLGLRDQLIFAEIDYAKVDKLKGMNVTIVTTAKDDNGARALLKSFGMPFRVGA, from the coding sequence ATGGCAGCACGTCTGAAGCATAAGTACGAGAGCGAGATCAAGCAGGCGCTGGGTAAAGAGCTCAACATCACTAACGCCATGGCGATCCCGAAGCTCGAGAAGATCGTTATCAACATGGGTCTCGGCGAAGCCACCCAGAACGTCAAGATCATGGATCCCCTGGTGGCTGATCTTGCCGCCATTGCCGGACAGAAGCCTGTGACCACCAAGGCCAAGAAGTCCATCGCAGCCTTCAAGGTGCGCGAGGGCATGCCGATTGGTGCGATGGTTACGCTTCGCGGCGACACGATGTACGAGTTTCTTGACCGCCTCATCTCGATCGCTCTTCCCCGCGTCCGCGACTTCCGCGGTGTTTCATCGAAGAGCTTTGATGGTCGCGGCAACTACACCCTTGGTCTGCGCGATCAGCTGATCTTCGCTGAGATCGATTATGCCAAGGTCGACAAGTTGAAGGGTATGAACGTCACCATCGTCACGACGGCGAAGGACGACAACGGTGCCCGCGCCCTGCTGAAGAGCTTTGGTATGCCCTTCCGCGTTGGAGCTTAG
- the rplP gene encoding 50S ribosomal protein L16 produces MLMPKKVKFRKQQRGRMCGKAWRGSDLSFGDFGLKVMECGYITDRQIEASRIAMTRFIKRGGKVWLRLFPDKPITKKPAETRMGKGKGAPDHWVCVVRPGRILFEMEGVTPELAKEAMRLAAHKLPLKTSFVQRHDVKATVVTK; encoded by the coding sequence ATGTTGATGCCAAAGAAGGTCAAGTTTCGCAAACAGCAGCGCGGTCGCATGTGCGGCAAAGCGTGGCGCGGCTCCGATCTCTCGTTCGGCGACTTCGGCCTGAAGGTGATGGAGTGCGGTTACATTACCGATCGCCAGATCGAAGCCAGCCGTATCGCGATGACGCGTTTCATCAAGCGTGGCGGCAAGGTCTGGCTCCGTCTGTTCCCGGACAAGCCGATCACCAAGAAGCCTGCTGAAACCCGTATGGGTAAAGGTAAGGGCGCTCCGGATCACTGGGTCTGTGTTGTTCGCCCGGGCCGTATCCTGTTCGAGATGGAAGGCGTTACTCCCGAGCTGGCCAAAGAAGCGATGCGTCTCGCGGCTCATAAGCTTCCGCTCAAAACGAGCTTTGTTCAGCGCCACGATGTGAAGGCGACGGTCGTTACCAAGTAA
- the rpsH gene encoding 30S ribosomal protein S8 → MNLTDPVADFLTRIRNSIRARHQKLDVPASKLKAEIARILKEEGYIANYKPTEENGMKVLRVYLKYGPNNEAVIRDLQRVSRPGCRVYLGRDEIRRVQGGLGISIMTTPKGVMTGRQARREGVGGEILCEVW, encoded by the coding sequence ATGAACCTCACTGATCCAGTAGCAGACTTTTTGACACGCATCCGTAACTCCATCCGTGCGCGTCACCAGAAGCTCGACGTCCCCGCATCCAAGCTCAAGGCCGAGATTGCCCGCATTCTCAAAGAAGAGGGTTATATCGCGAACTACAAGCCGACCGAAGAGAATGGCATGAAGGTTCTCCGTGTTTACTTGAAGTACGGCCCGAACAACGAGGCTGTCATCCGCGATCTGCAGCGTGTGTCCCGTCCTGGTTGCCGTGTGTATCTTGGACGTGACGAGATCCGTCGCGTTCAGGGTGGTCTAGGTATCTCCATCATGACGACCCCTAAGGGTGTCATGACCGGTCGCCAGGCGCGTCGCGAAGGCGTTGGCGGCGAAATTCTCTGCGAAGTCTGGTAG
- a CDS encoding 50S ribosomal protein L23 gives MPTLYTVIRRPLITEKGMTVKETQNTLVFEVALKATKTEVKQAVETLFKVKVTGVRTSTVEGKERRRGKFAGFRPDWKKAYVRLKDGEKMPEYLNSL, from the coding sequence ATGCCAACTCTCTATACCGTCATTCGCCGCCCCCTCATTACCGAGAAGGGCATGACCGTCAAGGAGACGCAGAACACTCTGGTGTTCGAAGTCGCCCTGAAGGCCACCAAGACCGAAGTCAAGCAAGCTGTTGAAACACTCTTCAAGGTCAAAGTTACTGGTGTTCGCACCTCGACCGTTGAAGGCAAGGAGCGTCGCCGGGGCAAGTTCGCCGGCTTTCGCCCCGATTGGAAGAAGGCTTACGTTCGCCTGAAGGATGGCGAGAAGATGCCGGAGTACCTCAACAGTCTCTAA
- the rplO gene encoding 50S ribosomal protein L15, protein MAIRNLSNLRAPKKANENKKRVGRGMGSGMGKTSTRGHKGQGSRSGSSLMRGFEGGQMPLHRRLPKRGFTNIFRVEYQVLGLDRVAEIVAAENVTEFTLDKIIELGLLRKKGALLKVLNNGEIKTAVTVHAHKFSKTAQEAIEKAGGKAILIG, encoded by the coding sequence ATGGCAATTCGTAATCTCTCCAATCTCCGCGCCCCCAAGAAGGCTAACGAAAACAAGAAGCGTGTCGGCCGTGGTATGGGTTCGGGCATGGGTAAGACCTCGACCCGTGGACACAAGGGTCAGGGTTCTCGCTCTGGTTCTTCCTTGATGCGTGGTTTTGAAGGCGGCCAGATGCCCCTTCACCGCCGTTTGCCGAAGCGCGGCTTTACCAACATCTTCCGCGTTGAGTACCAGGTCCTTGGACTCGATCGTGTCGCCGAGATCGTCGCTGCCGAGAATGTCACCGAGTTCACACTCGATAAGATTATTGAACTTGGCCTCCTCCGCAAGAAGGGTGCTTTGCTCAAAGTGTTGAATAACGGCGAGATCAAGACCGCCGTGACGGTTCACGCACACAAGTTTTCGAAGACTGCGCAGGAAGCGATCGAAAAGGCCGGCGGCAAGGCCATCCTCATCGGCTAA
- the rplC gene encoding 50S ribosomal protein L3: MSVVGILGKKVGMTQIFDERGDIHPVTVLKAGPCVITQLKTLAKDGYEAAQIGYVDFVKASKVNKAMTGHFAKSDVPPVKVIREVGLEAVKTAEGEEKVTAKAGDRILVDIFNDERFVDVIGTSKGRGFAGVIRRHGFGGGPKSHGHMFQVQGSIGASSFPSRVFPGQRMPGHMGDAQITVRNLRIRGIDLEDNLLLVEGAVPGPRDGFVLISKAKAPPRERRGFAGEATKDALKASKKAAPKKK, from the coding sequence ATGTCAGTAGTAGGAATTCTCGGAAAAAAAGTCGGCATGACGCAGATCTTCGACGAGCGCGGTGATATTCACCCCGTGACTGTTTTGAAGGCTGGTCCTTGCGTGATCACTCAGCTGAAGACGCTTGCGAAGGATGGCTATGAAGCCGCGCAGATCGGCTACGTCGACTTCGTCAAGGCCTCCAAGGTCAATAAGGCGATGACTGGTCACTTCGCCAAGTCGGATGTTCCTCCAGTCAAGGTGATCCGCGAAGTTGGTCTCGAAGCAGTGAAGACTGCTGAAGGCGAAGAGAAGGTAACGGCCAAGGCGGGCGACCGGATTCTGGTCGACATCTTCAACGACGAGCGGTTTGTTGACGTGATTGGAACCTCCAAGGGACGCGGTTTTGCTGGTGTTATCCGTCGCCATGGATTCGGCGGCGGTCCCAAGTCGCACGGTCACATGTTCCAGGTGCAGGGTTCGATCGGAGCTTCGTCGTTTCCGTCTCGCGTCTTCCCTGGTCAGCGTATGCCGGGCCACATGGGCGATGCACAGATTACGGTTCGCAACCTGCGTATTCGCGGGATTGATCTTGAGGATAACCTTCTGCTGGTTGAAGGGGCAGTGCCCGGCCCGCGTGATGGTTTCGTGCTGATCTCGAAGGCTAAGGCTCCACCGCGCGAGCGTCGTGGATTTGCTGGAGAAGCGACGAAGGACGCGTTGAAGGCTTCGAAGAAGGCTGCGCCGAAGAAGAAGTAA
- the rplR gene encoding 50S ribosomal protein L18: MINPRQRNVIRQRVHTRIREKMSGTAERPRLNVYRSLNHIYTQLIDDLNGVTIASASSMGKKTEEKKYGGNIAAAAEVGKLIAERAKEKGIKKIVFDRGGYLYHGRVKALADAAREAGLDF, translated from the coding sequence ATGATCAATCCACGTCAGCGTAATGTGATCCGCCAGCGCGTTCACACCCGCATCCGCGAGAAGATGTCTGGTACTGCCGAGCGTCCGCGCCTCAACGTCTATCGCTCGCTCAACCACATCTACACGCAGCTCATTGACGATCTCAACGGAGTCACCATCGCCTCTGCCTCTTCGATGGGCAAGAAGACCGAAGAGAAGAAGTACGGCGGTAACATCGCCGCAGCTGCTGAAGTCGGCAAGCTGATCGCCGAGCGTGCCAAGGAAAAGGGCATCAAGAAGATTGTGTTTGATCGTGGCGGCTATCTGTATCACGGCCGTGTGAAGGCTCTCGCCGATGCAGCCCGTGAAGCGGGTCTCGATTTCTAA
- the rpmD gene encoding 50S ribosomal protein L30 yields the protein MADTNATAKIKLQYFRSKICTPVKHKLVIKGLGFTRLNQIVEREDTPSIRGMVAKVPHLVRVVD from the coding sequence ATGGCTGATACCAACGCAACTGCCAAAATTAAGCTGCAGTACTTCCGTTCCAAGATCTGCACCCCAGTCAAGCACAAGCTCGTGATCAAGGGCCTCGGCTTTACCCGTCTGAACCAGATCGTCGAGCGGGAAGACACACCATCCATCCGTGGCATGGTCGCAAAGGTTCCACATCTGGTCCGCGTCGTCGACTAG
- the rpsE gene encoding 30S ribosomal protein S5 — protein MAMKKKIDANRLNLKDEVVSINRVTKVVKGGKNMSFAALVVIGDPAEGVVGYGSGKAKEVPQAIRKGIESAKKNLHKVNLTESTIPHQVLGHFGAGQVMLKPAPEGTGVIAGKTVRAVMTAAGVQNVLTKSLGSANPHNVIKATFDALIQLRNKAEVAALRGKAVEEL, from the coding sequence ATGGCAATGAAGAAAAAAATCGATGCGAACCGCCTCAACCTGAAGGACGAAGTCGTTTCGATCAACCGCGTCACCAAGGTCGTTAAGGGCGGTAAGAATATGTCCTTTGCCGCGCTGGTCGTCATCGGCGACCCGGCGGAAGGCGTAGTTGGCTACGGCTCGGGCAAAGCTAAGGAAGTTCCCCAGGCGATCCGCAAGGGGATTGAGTCGGCCAAGAAGAATTTGCACAAGGTCAATCTGACCGAGAGCACGATTCCTCACCAGGTTCTGGGCCACTTCGGCGCCGGCCAGGTGATGCTGAAGCCAGCTCCCGAAGGTACAGGCGTCATTGCCGGCAAGACGGTTCGCGCTGTGATGACCGCCGCTGGTGTACAGAACGTGCTGACCAAGAGCCTCGGCTCGGCGAACCCACACAACGTCATCAAGGCTACGTTCGACGCTCTCATCCAGCTTCGCAACAAGGCCGAAGTCGCCGCCCTGCGCGGTAAGGCAGTGGAAGAGCTCTAA
- the rplF gene encoding 50S ribosomal protein L6 — translation MSRIGKKPIALPAGVKYTVSENGNTVLVEGPKGKVTAMLPGGITLVQKDGHLVTERQTDKQAAFHGLARALVFNAVTGVTTGWNKEIDIVGIGYRAELKGKNMVVFTLGYSHPIEFPLPTGISVEIDAKQTHLTVSGIDRQKVGQIAADMRSLRKPDPYKNKGVRYTGEKLKKKVGKTGAK, via the coding sequence ATGTCACGTATTGGTAAGAAGCCGATCGCTCTACCCGCCGGCGTCAAGTACACGGTCAGCGAGAATGGCAACACCGTTCTGGTCGAAGGACCCAAGGGCAAAGTCACCGCGATGCTGCCTGGCGGCATCACCCTCGTCCAGAAGGATGGCCACCTGGTCACCGAGCGTCAGACTGATAAGCAGGCGGCGTTTCACGGCCTCGCCCGCGCGCTGGTCTTCAACGCGGTTACCGGCGTCACCACTGGCTGGAACAAGGAAATCGACATCGTCGGTATCGGATACCGCGCCGAGCTGAAGGGTAAGAACATGGTGGTCTTCACCCTGGGCTACTCTCACCCCATCGAGTTTCCGTTGCCGACTGGCATCTCGGTTGAAATCGATGCGAAGCAGACCCACCTCACTGTATCCGGCATCGACCGGCAGAAGGTAGGCCAAATTGCTGCGGACATGCGTTCGCTCCGCAAGCCTGATCCTTACAAGAACAAGGGCGTGCGCTACACCGGCGAGAAGCTGAAGAAGAAGGTCGGAAAGACCGGAGCGAAGTAA
- a CDS encoding type Z 30S ribosomal protein S14: protein MATTAKRVKDARKPKFKSRQHNRCQLCGRPRAFLRKFGVCRLCFRSLALKGEIPGVVKSSW from the coding sequence ATGGCAACTACAGCAAAGCGCGTCAAAGACGCAAGGAAACCGAAGTTCAAGTCTCGCCAGCACAACCGCTGCCAGCTCTGCGGTCGTCCTCGCGCGTTCCTTCGCAAGTTCGGCGTATGCCGTCTCTGCTTCCGTTCGCTCGCCCTTAAGGGAGAAATTCCGGGCGTTGTGAAGTCGAGCTGGTAG
- the rpmC gene encoding 50S ribosomal protein L29 has product MEFEKISNLSDDELKSEQAKAGEQLFRIRFQKSLGNNEGIKKLRTLKLDIARIKTVERQRTLAAEKAANPVVANVAPAKSTRTARKKAKKD; this is encoded by the coding sequence ATGGAATTCGAGAAAATTAGCAATCTCAGTGACGATGAGCTCAAGAGCGAGCAGGCCAAGGCCGGCGAGCAGCTCTTCCGCATCCGCTTCCAGAAGAGCCTTGGCAACAACGAGGGCATCAAGAAGCTGCGGACCCTCAAGCTGGACATCGCCCGCATCAAGACCGTCGAACGGCAGCGCACTCTGGCCGCCGAGAAGGCCGCCAACCCCGTCGTCGCCAACGTTGCGCCGGCCAAGAGCACTCGCACCGCCCGCAAGAAAGCGAAGAAGGACTAA
- the rplV gene encoding 50S ribosomal protein L22: MAKAAEKIREFRAEAKFQRTSPQKAKLVLDLIKGLRVEQALNTVHFSTKRMAPVVEKVLRSAIQNATYVSQEQGLDVDVDNLYVRTAIANEGPRMKRIRPAPMGRAFRYQRRLAHIIVTVAEKKSATAISAAADAAPAPAAKKGTKKAATKTAAKKPAAKKAAAKKPVAKKAAK; this comes from the coding sequence ATGGCTAAGGCAGCAGAAAAAATCAGAGAGTTCCGCGCAGAAGCTAAGTTTCAGCGCACCAGCCCGCAGAAGGCGAAGCTTGTCCTGGATCTGATCAAGGGACTACGCGTCGAGCAGGCGCTCAACACCGTCCACTTCAGCACCAAGCGCATGGCGCCCGTGGTGGAGAAGGTTCTGCGTTCGGCAATCCAGAACGCAACCTACGTCTCGCAGGAGCAGGGGCTCGATGTTGATGTCGATAACCTCTACGTCCGCACCGCGATTGCGAACGAGGGTCCGCGCATGAAGCGTATCCGCCCTGCCCCAATGGGCCGTGCGTTCCGCTACCAGCGCAGACTCGCACACATCATCGTTACCGTTGCTGAGAAGAAGTCGGCCACTGCGATCAGCGCAGCTGCTGATGCAGCTCCGGCCCCGGCAGCGAAGAAGGGCACCAAGAAGGCAGCCACCAAGACCGCGGCGAAGAAGCCCGCAGCCAAGAAGGCAGCCGCCAAGAAGCCTGTAGCGAAAAAGGCCGCGAAGTAA